CCGGTTCAGAAGCTTCTTCCAGGTCATGAAGCCTAGACTGAAGACCGCCGCAATAGAACGTAAAGCACTGATTCGAAGCGGTTTTAGGGACGCGAGCGTTTACTTTGTATGAGTCATATTTTCATCTGAGCGGATTACAGCGCACGAGAAGGCGTGAATGAGTGCGGCATAACGTTGCGGCGATTGGGCGTGGTGTGTCTGTAGTGAGGAGCGGGCGTGCTTTAGTTTCTACGACTTCGTTCTGTCACTCCCATAGAGGGGAATGGGTATGGCGAAATATGGAGACGATCAACTGACGTGGACATAGGGTTCACGGTTGGAGCAACATCAAGCACCGACTCTTTTGCCAGGGTCTCGTGTGTGGGACGATGCTGTGCGTCACTGTAAGACTGTgagtctctgtttattcCCTGCAGGTAACGATACTAGAAGCCGCGAGTCGGCGGATTCGTTTCGGTGATCGTGTCCTTAAATgacgaaagacgaaaagggaCCGCAGGCAGAATCCCAACAAAACTGCCTGCTGGCAAGTTGGCGTGTGGAAACGCCACTTATGTCTCGACATTTTTACGCTTCCAAGTCGCTCTGCTCTGCCGGCTGCTGCACTTGAGGTTTGTCAGTGCCCGCTCCGTTCTCCGGCGAACGCCCTTCGTGCACTGGGATCCTCTTCATTTTCGCGTTGCAGTGGTCCGTTAATTATCAGGGTCTTTCAGTTACTCACCTATATGCGATGTTGTTAACGAACCATCGCCATGTTCAAGATGCAGGCAGTTGAATTTTTTCATGGCGCGTTGCATCACAGTCGTCTGTGAAATTTCTGAGCTACTCGGGCGTATTCAGTGACTGTGAAGCTTTTGACCGAACTGAGACGATCTGGATTTTTCTGCTCGCTCGCAAACTTATCAGATACTTCGTGTCGGCCGCCTTTATAGTGGCTAATGATCAACCGAGGAGGAGGTTTGCTGAGTTGTGCAATTGTCATGCAACGGGGCACTAGTCGCTTTGTGCCTATGTTTCGCTCCGACTCATTTAACGGCCAATCCTGTGCAGTCTTTCACCGATGACCAGTACGGCAACTATGGTGCTGTGCGACAAGTGCGTTGCTGGGAGCAATTTGCACGTAGTTTGGGTTTTGTGTAGCTTGTGGCATAATCCGACCACGGGTTTATTACCTGATTTAAGCTGGAAATCACTTGTTTACCTCCATATTCGAGAACGGAACGGAGATAGCCCTCGTCTTGATCAAGGCCCGAATTACGAGAAGCTGCACGGGTACGAGAACTTTCTGGATTAAACGTATTGCTGCTGTAGCCTCCTGTGCCGCCGTTTCTCAGCTCCCTCACCACTTGTGGTGCTGTTTGCACCCTCTCTTAGGTTCAATTGGTTCTCAATCGCAGCTGGGCATATATCCAACGGCAGTCCCTCTTCCGTTTTGCCTTGCACGTCGGATTTTGTATGTGATAGAACCAGTTGGTTATCCTTCTCCGGCTGAGTGTCTCATTAAGTGCGCTAACCCGAGACTACATTCACCAAAAAATTCAATGCGATCGCAGAACGATGTTCAGAAGCATGACCGGCTGGATGCATACAACGATGCGGCCTGGTTTGCTCCCCGACACTGTGTGGACCGAATCTTCTGCCTGAACGCGCAACTATGTGGGTTTTGCTTTTGCGAACGACCTGTCGATCGATCCCACGAAGCACGCATTACGTTAGTCTGTGCGCATAAAAATCAAAGGTGTGGAGGGTATTGGCAGGAATAACGATCGTCAATTTTACCTGCTGCCCAAAGGTGGCTAGGACATACCCCCGAAGTTTTTCAGAAAGGTGCACGTGTTGAACTTGAACATGCTGGCGCAAAGGGAGCACtatgtctctgtctcgtaaCAGTGTTATGACAACGGGGCGCAGAGTGTTATATCGTTCATGCCTCGTACACTCACGGTGTAAGTAGCAGATGCCTCTGGGGTGTACGGACAACACCGTCAATATTGTTCGACCGGGCGAACGCGACATCCACGGGTGACCGGCCTCGGTCATCCCTATGTTTGGCGCACCCGCACCATTGAACTGTCGACCTTTAGAAAAGAAAGTGCGTATCTGTCTGGTTCGGCCACCAAGATGGTAGACGCCTCTGCTATCCTTCTTGAAGCAAGGAGTCTTATCGCTAACCATTTTTATGAGGCTCCCGATGCGGGCCTTGATGTGCTCAAGAAGACTAGAACCGATCTGCTGGAGACTCGCGCATGGATATTCATGGCGGCTCGGAAAATGAAGTGCGAGGATGCATCACGGGCTGCGTACAAAGTAAGCGACGACAATGTAGTCACGCACAATACACCTACGCATCATCTGCACTCAGGCGTGTGCGGCTCTTTCAACGGTTCTGGCCGACACTGACATCGTATCACGCTTACGTCAAATCGAAACAAGAAGCGCTGAAGACTTGCTCCAGTGGCTTGGGTGCTACTGTCTCAAGCTAACTGCTCAGGTGATGCCCGTCCTCATACTCAGTCATGCTAGCGGTTCTGGGTGCATCTCAGAATGAATTTTTAGTACGAGTCACAACGTAGTGACATATCGTGCGAAGATTTAATGGTACAAGATCGTCCACCGGCTAAAGCAATAATAATGCATCATTACACGTGTGGCAGAGATGCATGAGGCGTCATGGTTCGGCTTTCAACGTTGAACCCAAAAAGATTGAGGTGCTCGTTTTTGCGGCCCTGTGTAATTCTGGATTTTTCGAGTTTGAGGTTAGTCGACTCCGGAATGCATCCTCCAACGTGGCTTGAGCTGCTGACTGGTGACAGGCCTGCACGGTTTTCGATATTTTCTGGTTGCTGCAACAAACGCTTCAGGAGCGCGGCGTCGACAACCTCTCAAATGGATCTGCCTTGGAGCCGCACACGTGTGACCTCCTGCTTGAGTTCGCTTATTGCCACACATTCGCTGAACCCGGTATGCCTACTTCATTCTTCTGGCCAACAACTGGCATGTGAAGGCGTGTATTTGCAGAAGTTATTGCTCTGGCCATTACGTTTATCTACTGGGATACAAGGAAGGAATATAAGGTTCAACAACTAAGGTCCCTTCTAGTCCAAATATCAGGAGGTCCAGCCGTGAGGAAAGTAAGCACCggcaaaaaaaaacaaactgCCACCAGAACGATGTCAAGACTTACTGTTCGTAGGCCTACGTCACAAAGGCAGCAATTCTGAATTATCTTACCGCTGCACGGGGAGATGGGTCGAGCCGCTCCCTACAGGCTTTCTTCGTAGTAAGCTTCAGTTTCAGCTCAAAGACATTTTACCCAGACTCACGCCTGACTAGGGCATGAGAGCAGGCGATCAAGAGCGGATCAAGCACCATCTCGCGAAACATATGTTCGGATCAATAAACACATTTTCAGCCGTGTCTACTCATTCCAGTTCGTGATTACTTGAGCTGGTGCTGCGGCAGCTTTGAGGGCGGTGTGTCTTTCGATGGCATCGATCGATGACCGAGTCTGCAAAAATTGCTCAGTGCTCACTTTTGGTCAATGACACTGCTCAACTGGTATCCTGAATCGTTTTGGCGAAGCCTGTGTCTTATGCCACCAAAGGAGGCCAGCAGATAATCGTGCACATTTATCCTTCGTTGCCAGGATCAGGGCGGACGCCATCGTTTTCGGGGGTTGGGAACCCAAGATAGACCCGCGCTGCAACGTGAGCTTACGAACTCGGCGGAAGGTGTCAGGAGTTAGAGTCATGCAATTTAGCTGTGCCAAGCATGGAGTCAACTCTGGCCCGTGCCTCGACAAGTCAGTGTCACTTGTCGAGACATGGGCATGGATGACGGTTAAGCCGCACCAATTTCCTTTAGTCCCTGTTGGCGCCTTGTTTCTGGGAAGTTGCATGTATTCATCGAGAGCAAGGATGTTAAACAGGATCTTCATCGACAGCTGTATCGTCGACCGTGTCCTCGGACTCATTAGATGACACGCAATCTACACCAAAGTTTAATTGCTCTAGCAATGAGGATGGCATGACCTAGGGTGGTGCAAGAGCATTCTATGAGGGCCTTAGCACAGAAGCAATAGTGAGAGCTCAATCATTTGCTTAAACACTGTGAAAAAATCCAGGTTCGTCATACTCATGTGGGTGTACAAAGCCCGGAACTGTCACGAGACTCATGAGTGCCATTGAAGGTACAACGTGTCGTTGCGTAGAAACCAGTACAGCCTACACCAGCTGAACAAGACTGCTCATCACCGCGGTTCATCAAGAACAGTTCAATTGAGAAACGGTTACGACAGCAGTGAGCGGAAAAAATTGGAGTGAATATCAAAACTACAGCACCTCCGCAGAACCTGGAGGTGGCGAGGTTGTCCGGGGGAGAAAACTGTCTCTGGCGTGAGGAAATATCCGTGAGAGGCTGGTCCTTCCTCAGAAGCTGGAGCACTCCACAATTCGCTCCGGTTCGACGGTATCAAGGCCTTACACAAAGGATGTCAAGCGACACAAAAAAAGCCGGTAGAGAATGTCAGTCGTCGTCATCGCGTGGCCGCATCGAAATGCCCCCAGCGAGCAGGGTCGCGTTCCGCCACCCCTCAAACTTCTGTCTCATACAGGTGTCGCGCTTCCTGGCACGATGAAAGTTGCAGGAAAGTGTAGCATGCTGACAATGTCAAGTCGCCCAACAGTGTGTGCActgagggaagaaaggagaacagTGACTTGCACGAAATTGACATTTTCGCATGATAACGAGCGTCGTGCACGGTCGGGACCTCCCGTCAACGGTCTACTGAGAACATCATTCGATTGCAGGTGATACAAGGCGGTAGTGTGAGCAATCTTCCCACGCGATCCACTCCGGTCGATTGCGCATTCTCCTGTCAGAATTGACGCAGCAAGTCTGGTGTTTCGAACTGGGTGTTTTCGCCTACACGCATCGCCGTTTCCGTGTGTATCAGCTGTGTTCCTCGGCTTCCTGGGTGTAGCCTTGGTCATGATCCGTGTTTTCAAGAGGGTGAGacgtcgttcttcttctgagaTATCCCCGTTGCATTCCTAGCCTTGTTGCGAGCCACATGATAGAACGATAGGCGTCAATGCGCCCCCCAGAGATTACCCTGCCTGCATACAAGCCGAACGCAGCATGaacagaggacgagaaaatgTTCGACGTACAAGATACTTGTGCAGAAAAGTTTGCTCGTTGGCTGTTCGTGCTCTGAAATAAGCGAGCAACTGGAAAGACGGTTCCTGTACTAAACCCACGGAACAGGCGCTCTATAtagaggaaggaagcaagGAACTCGTTTAGTCGGGGCGACAAGCGCATTCTCCCATCAGACACGAGTAAGGTGAAGTTCTCATGTTGTTCACTCAGAGAATCCGTACGTTTCCGAAAACCTGGTGCGTCTGAATTAACGCAAAACACGTGGTGTTCGAACGTCCTTAACAGCTCACCGCGAGTCGATGGGAGTCTGTCCACTCCTTCAATAATGGCTTGCTTGATCTCCATGTGGTCCTCAAAAGGGAGGGACACCAACAAAGCTGCCAGGCCGGCTACAATAGGAGACGCCATTGATGTTCCTGAGAGTACCTTGAAGGTGTCTGGAGGATACGTGGATAGGATCGACACACCAGGGGCAGCCACATCCACAGATCGAACGCCTATGTTGCTAAAGGCAGCTATTTCATCGGATGCATCTGTTGCGGCGACTGCCACGATGTTTGGAGAAGTGTAAGATGCGGGATAGGAAGGTGAGCGATCAATATTTTGTCCAGAATTTCCGGCAGCGCAGACGAAGATATGACCTGCTTCATGAGATTTGTTGATGGCCCTTTCTAAAGCGTCCGTTCGTGCTGGTCCGCCCCAGCTGTTGTTGCTGATACGAATTCCCATTTGTATGCAATAATTGAGCGCTTTAACTGCGTCGGACGTCGCACCGCTGCCGTTCTCTCCCATAAACTTCAGTCCGGCTATGGTGGTGGCACCACATACTCCTTGGGCGCCGGTAGCGCTGTCCTTCAAGCCCCCTATGAGACCAGCGCAGTGGGTACCATGCCCATTGTCGTCTGACATGTCTCCGTCGTTACTAATGAAGTTGAATCCGTAAACGTCGTCGACAAAGCCATTGTTGTCATCATCCACTCCATTTCCAGCGATCTCTCCAGGGTTTTTCCATATGTTCTTCCGAAGCGATGGGTGATTGTACGCGATCCCAGTATCGATGACCGCGACAGTCTCGCTTCGAAGGCACTCAGCCAAATTGTATGCTGCGTCAAACCTAGCAATATCACGCCAGTATGGTTGTTCCTTAGGACTCTCCCGGTCTTTCGGCGTTACATCTGGACTCAAGTTTAGTTGATTCGCACCGACAGCGGTTGACCGACCGAAGGAGAGATCTGTTTCGCCACCAACTATGGTAACAACCTGATCGAACTCAACGGAGGCAACACACGGATCTCGTTCGAACACCAACTTTAGATCCCCTCCTTGAACGGAAGGACACTCTGTGAGCTTAATGATATCTATTCCCACTCTGTGCAAGGTCTCATCGCTCATAACACACCTGGATGGAGGACGTTCTGAAGGCTCCCCCGCCTCCCTACCCCGGACTACGGCAGGCACGTTCACACTGAATTTTTTCCTTGTGTATGCCTCGTATGAAGCGATAGTCGTTGCAGTGACGGGCATCTCTTCGCTGAAATGACGCCACAGACACATCAGAACACGCCATGGCGTTGGATTTCAATCCTTCTTGGAAAAGAAATTTCAGCCTTTTTACTGCGTCCGTTGGTGATTTGAAGGATGGAGCCACGATGAATGCACATGTCTAGTCTGTCCTATCGTTAAAGAGGTACGTGAACGGGTCTCAGAACTCGTGAGACAGGACAAGTCCGTATCCAGTGTAAGCAGAAAAGCACTGTAAAGTGTCTTTTCTAGGTCCAGCATCTGCATGCGGAAAAAACGACTACCCAGATTCAGACCAGTATTCCAACTCGAGGTGCATGTCGCTACAGTGGAAAAGCATACCGTGCATTTAACGGCTTTCACCATCTAACCAAAGAAAGTAGGGGCATGGTGCAAGGTTGATAATTCTGCGCACCACGACTGCCTATTTCTATTCGGGTGGTTTTACGTACACGTTTCGGGGGGTAAGCACTCAACAGGCAATCTTGCTTACTCGAAGTCGCCGGCTCTTGCCTGTCCGCTGATATCCGTGGAGTGTGACAAACGTGAGAGCTGGACTTGCAAGCTTCTCTGAAGGGCCCTATGTTTGACTTCCTCTGCATCGCAGTCATCATGGAAGATAATCATCAACGTGCGGAAGTAGTCAGACTCGGTAGAATCTCCTTCGGCCCCCAATGCCAAGAGTGGCCGTCCCGCGCCACTTGAGAGACAAGGCGACACACTCACGCACAGccaaaggaaagaaagtcGCATCGCGGCGCAGCTGGAAAACGGCTAGAGAACAACTGAGGCGCGTTCCAGAGACCTGCACCAACGAAGGTGGTGGCACAACTCAATAGAAGATATCCACCATTTGGCGGCAAAATAGCAATCGAGATTTGGTGCTCAACGTAACGTGAAGATACGCCAACAGGAAACTCGATACTTTTAACTAGGTGCTTTCCAGTGTCGAACAGTATTGGTCGACAAACACTCTGACACAGGAGTAAGAAAAGTTGACGGGGGCCCAGTCAGACAATATATTACAAGTCTCTGTATTGACGAAAAAGTGCCGACACCGAACAGTCCGAACACCTCGACGTTTCCGATAGCTGAACGGCAAGACAAGATGGCGTCGGGGGTGGACGGCCAATAAGGATGGCATCTACACTTCAGAAAACGCCCGTTCTGAGAATCAGTCTGACCGTTGAGGAATAGGCTCCCCTTAGTCGTTCACGGGAGTCACTTGTGCAATAGCCCGCGAGAGACCGCGGCGTCCTGGTTTGACCGAACTTGTTGCAAGCATTGTTGGGAAAAAGGTTATGCCAAGCTGGAACAGTTTCTCCTGATAACAGCCTCAAACTTTCAAGTCAAACGTCCCCTTGTACTTTGTCGAGGAGGAACGTCTGCTGAAAAAACACGGTCACTGACATGTGATGGGAAGCGCTCGTCACTGTCTTCGCTGAACACATGTGTGACGTGGTGGCTGGCGGTTAAAAAACGCTTAGGCTACCTTGACGCTGCCCATGCCCAAGCAAAACTTATGGAGAACGAAACGCTTCTGACTGTCAATAAAGCGGGCTTCTACACGTGCGAAGTTGCCGATGTTTTCGTAATGCTGCACGCTATTGTTTTGAGGGAAGGGATGCTTCGAGGTTTATTTTTTCTGTAGAAAACTCCAGGCTCTCACTGAGTTCGTGCGCGCCGCGACAGCCTTCCTGCATTGGCGTGCGGGTACAAATCAGAACAACACTAGTATGGCACGACAGTAGCGATTTCGATAGTAGTTGTGTTGCTAGCACTAGAGTATGCAGCAGGTCAAGGCTTACTGTTCTGGTATTTTGCGTGAAGGGATGGAAATAGAAATAACCTGACTGTCGTAGGCAACGCATTACACGTATTATTTTACCAGTATTGTGATACCCAAGAAACAAATCCGGCTTCCGCTGTTCTCACCCAAACACCAGTTCTCCCCGCTCAACTGCTAAGAGAAGCTTCGGGAAACGCGGGTGCTGCAGAATACTGTGCACAGACGCTCTTTCATAGAGTTGTAACTGTGGACGTACTGTACTCGTATACAGTCTCTCATCAGCATGCACGTGAAAAACTGTCGCTGGTGACTGTGGAGGTAACATGTGCGCCGCTACCTACCAATTGCTGCCTTCGGCCACGGAACGCCTTGCTGCGAGCCTGCGGCCTGGCAAACCGGTACCTCCCGGAAGAAGAGCCCTCAAAACTGCACTTCTTAAACTTGCTTTCATAGTATTTTGGAAGCAGTATGTACAGGCCACACATGGTTAGAAAGCGACGTCTCTATTTGCTTCAGAAATCTACTGCACGTGTGGCGGCATTTCATACCCGACACGATACCTTATGATATGGCTACGAATGCCTAGAGGTCCATCTGGACTGTTTGTTCCCTAGTTGACAGTGGTGTAGTTTCATAGCGGGGGAAATCCGCAGCACCGGCAGTTGTCACGGTGAAGCATTCCACTATTGTGAAGTCACTTCCagctctcgtttttcctttgtACCACACGACCTGCGATGAAGCTGTGGTAATCGCCACGGCCGGCCTAGATGTTGATGTCTCCTGCCCTTTATTAGACGATATTCGCGTTCGCCTCTTGTTTAACTGCTAGTAGTCGATCAGCTGGGGGAAAATTATACGCAGTGGTTGGCGTAAGCATCTTTACGGCCGTCGATACGCATGAGGCGACGCGCGTGGTAGGCAGCTCCAGGAGGCGGCATTGGAAACATCCGAAGCACATTATTTGTACTGGCGAGGGACGCAGAGCCGACCGCAGAGGCAGGGAACTCATAATACCCCCCTATTTCCCAAGAAAATGGGTGCACTATTATTAACCTTATCAAGTTACCCCTCAATTAAATCAACATAGGCGCAGCGGCCAGTGAGTCAGATGTCTGTTGAACCGGGCCCCCAAAGGTGGCGTACCGCGAGATACTGTTCTAGCGAGTTTGTTTGCGACACACCCTCTCACACGGACGGCTCAGCGGTGTTCCGCCCGAGAATGCGGATATGCTATCTAATGCCAAGAAGCTCCTTCTGCGCTTCTATCTAAAAAGTTGAGAGTTTGATCCTGCAGGACTCTCGGCAATACATTTAGCTACATATCAAGTCGCGCTGAAAGCAGGGCAGCGTCAACACCGCATCCCCACTGGGTGGCAGACGCCAACGCGAACGTTAGCTCAGCAACAGGCTGACACTCCTACATTTCTCTTTGTAGTGCGCACTTTCCACCGTAGTCCGTAAGATTGTGTCTATTTTTTCGTACAGCATTCACTGAAGGCCTATGTCGAGTTTCCACCGCGAGTGACCTTGATTGCAGGCGCAGAGCAAGCCAAAGCCACCGTGACCGGTTGCTCAAGACACCGCCACCTCAATTGCCCAACAGCGTGCTAGCCGAGGAGGGCCAAGCAGCGACTGCTGCTTTTCCCCGTGCGTTCTCCAGAATTACGATGGCCATTGTGCTGCGTGTACTTCTTCGATGTCGAGGTTTGTGCGTGAGAAAATCTTGGGCCCACCACTTTGATAGTTGGAGCTTCTTGGTCAGGAAGAGTGCGtgggagaaagcagagcaCCGTCTGTCCTCGACTGCGCGGTGACGGTAAACCCCCGCCATCACATCGCAGCAAGGGCAACACAACGTTTTTGGGCTCGAAACGTCATTTTGATTCCCCGGGTGATCATCCCTTGATATAACGCTTTTCTCTACAGTTGGCATTTTATGGCTCTGCTCCTTGCGAATCGTAGATTTTACACTTGCGTTGGAGGATTGAAACGTGGCCGAGTGTAGCTGGACACGGAAAATTGCAAGGTGCATTGGATTGCTCATCAAAGAAATCCTAGGCCGTGCCCGACCGGAGGATTTCATGAACgcactgccttcttctcagACCTGCTGCCGTGGAGAGGATGCAACGCGTAAACAGTGGCTATAGCGTGACCTTCTTTCTCAGGTATCAGACCTTTTAAACCAAGATTGGCATCAGGCAAACGGGACTTGACGTGGCTCC
This Toxoplasma gondii ME49 chromosome VIII, whole genome shotgun sequence DNA region includes the following protein-coding sequences:
- a CDS encoding hypothetical protein (encoded by transcript TGME49_231050), producing the protein MVSDKTPCFKKDSRGVYHLGGRTRQIRTFFSKGRQFNGAGAPNIGMTEAGHPWMSRSPGRTILTVLSVHPRGICYLHRECTRHERYNTLRPVVITLLRDRDIVLPLRQHVQVQHVHLSEKLRGYVLATFGQQTNVMRASWDRSTGRSQKQNPHSCAFRQKIRSTQCRGANQAASLYASSRSCF
- a CDS encoding hypothetical protein (encoded by transcript TGME49_231055), whose protein sequence is MRCMRRHGSAFNVEPKKIEVLVFAALCNSGFFEFEACTVFDIFWLLQQTLQERGVDNLSNGSALEPHTCDLLLEFAYCHTFAEPEVIALAITFIYWDTRKEYKVQQLRSLLVQISGGPAVRKAYVTKAAILNYLTAARGDGSSRSLQAFFVGMRAGDQERIKHHLAKHMFGSINTFSAVSTHSSS
- the SUB9 gene encoding subtilisin SUB9 (encoded by transcript TGME49_231060~Gene product name based on ToxoDB Community Expert Annotation.); amino-acid sequence: MPVTATTIASYEAYTRKKFSVNVPAVVRGREAGEPSERPPSRCVMSDETLHRVGIDIIKLTECPSVQGGDLKLVFERDPCVASVEFDQVVTIVGGETDLSFGRSTAVGANQLNLSPDVTPKDRESPKEQPYWRDIARFDAAYNLAECLRSETVAVIDTGIAYNHPSLRKNIWKNPGEIAGNGVDDDNNGFVDDVYGFNFISNDGDMSDDNGHGTHCAGLIGGLKDSATGAQGVCGATTIAGLKFMGENGSGATSDAVKALNYCIQMGIRISNNSWGGPARTDALERAINKSHEAGHIFVCAAGNSGQNIDRSPSYPASYTSPNIVAVAATDASDEIAAFSNIGVRSVDVAAPGVSILSTYPPDTFKVLSGTSMASPIVAGLAALLVSLPFEDHMEIKQAIIEGVDRLPSTRGRVISGGRIDAYRSIMWLATRLGMQRGYLRRRTTSHPLENTDHDQGYTQEAEEHS